The following proteins are encoded in a genomic region of Ailuropoda melanoleuca isolate Jingjing chromosome 10, ASM200744v2, whole genome shotgun sequence:
- the RMI2 gene encoding recQ-mediated genome instability protein 2 — translation MAAPMAAGAGDSASGGGPAAVRLPRSPPFKVLAEQLRRDTEGGPGAWRLSRAAAGREPLELVTVWMQGTVVAADGGEARLRDPSGAFSVCGLERVPRGRPCLVPGKYVMVMGVLQACSPEPCLQAVKMTDLSDNPIHESMWELEVEDLHRNIP, via the exons ATGGCGGCCCCGATGGCTGCAGGGGCCGGGGACTCGGCTTCCGGCGGCGGCCCGGCGGCGGTGCGGCTGCCGCGGTCGCCGCCGTTCAAGGTCCTAGCGGAGCAGCTGCGGCGCGACACGGAGGGCGGACCGGGTGCGTGGCGGCTGTCGCGGGCGGCGGCGGGCCGTGAGCCCCTAGAGCTGGTGACCGTGTGGATGCAGGGCACGGTGGTGGCGGCGGATGGCGGCGAGGCGCGGCTGCGGGACCCGAGCGGGGCCTTCTCAGTGTGCGGCCTGGAGCGGGTGCCGCGCGGGCGGCCCTGCCTTGTCCCAG GGAAGTATGTGATGGTAATGGGAGTGCTGCAAGCGTGCAGCCCCGAGCCATGCCTCCAGGCCGTGAAGATGACAGACCTCTCTGATAACCCCATCCACGAAAGCATGTGGGAGCTAGAAGTGGAAGATTTACACAGGAATATTCCTTAG